ATAGTTTCTATTAACGGTATGCGCTTGTCTAATGTTGGACAAGCTTTGGGTATTTCTGGGTAGTTATATGGCAAATCTTTTCGTCGGAAAACTCCCTTGGTTGATTATGGCTTTTAATCAGATCAAGTTCCCTCGCATGTTTTGCCGTCCACCGAGCGTCGCGTTTCCATGACAATTTATACGCTTTTTCGAACCATCCACTGCCTAGGCATGTATATGTGGTCATTGCACCTGATATTATTGTTGGCAATAAGCACTTTCTCCAAACACCGCCGACAACCTGTTGTGTTTCATACCCATAACCACATTCAGATACTGCACGCTGGAAAGAGTGAGAGTGTATCTTCTGCGAAGCCAGATTCAATTTAACGCTCGAGAAATTGATTTTACACAGACTAGTAGTTTGCAGATAGACGAATATTACTTTGTATAAGCTTTCTTTTGTACAGTATCTGAGTTCTATGTACATCTATGTATATCTAAAATGTACCAcctttttttaataacttccctgcctattttctttttgctcaAAGTTTTTAAAACACTCTACAAACCCTGAACCGAAACCTTGattgaattcaatttactTTCATGTTTATAGGTTGGAAAAGGGCGAATGACATTAACAATCATCAGAGTTCTAGTACAAGTGCAGTCGGCAGACCACGTGCCACAACTTAATCTACTTATTATCATGGCTTTTTTAGCCACATCACGGCCATGCATCATGCATTCCCATCCAATCCAATCTACTTACTCACTCGCTCACTTCGAGATCCTCACCTTCCGCAATTTCGTGCGAATCTGAAACTTCAAAGTCAGGCTATATGCTGAAACTGAAGCTCCCGGCCGCTGGCGAATCGATATACAAGTTTGTGTGGCTGTTTTGGGGAATGTCGATGTGACGGGGCTTCGACTGGAGAATGGGAATCAGGAAGGGGAATTGCGAAGCGGAATGGCGAGTCGTCGTCATCCCGAATTGATGACGCAGCCGATGACGCACTGAgttgttttttcgtttgcaAGAGAAATCTGGATTTCTTGCCAGcttggcaacaacaaagtaGCTCGCTCATTCGTACACAAGAAAAGGCATGCTGAAATTTTAGCGCAGAACAATCCGCGAGTCTGGAAAAAAGTAACCGCTTTCGTGAGATATATCAACGTAGTCGCCTTGATCCGAATGttcgaatttaaatttaaaaagtaacGTATTCTTGTTGGGGCTTGGGCCACAGTGGGTCAAAGGAAAGGGTTACAGGTGGACTTATTTCACAAGATGATTATAATTTTGTTCAATAACAATCATTTTGAATAGTCCACAAAGTCCATATAGCATGTTATTACAAACAATTTAATGGTTAAATAATTTAGAACtagtgtgtttttgtgtgtgcacGTAATCAATTGGCTTAATTTCGAGTTTCtatgaaatatgtataatttcCCTACTGCGAACTGCAATTCAAAGTTAATCATCATTGCATGCCATGATGAAACTGTGAAAGTGATTTCTTGGAAAAAAGGTTATTTGTGTTGTACGTGATTATTtctaaagaatatatatacatatatacatatgtatatacttttcataTCAAAATGTTCAGGCCGATTTATTAATATAAGTGAGTGCAGTGACCAGAGTGAAACAATAAATGCTTGCAAGCAAGTATACCGTAtgcaaataatatatttttcaatttcaatttgatgtCGCCACCCCTATAATTTCACCCCTTTTTGGTTGGATTGGTGTCACGGTACCAGTATAATTCTCGTTTAAATCTTCTTTTCGAGAAACAGATGCAATGTTGTGGAAAGGGACGGAACGACAAGAGAGTGAGACGGCGTTTGGTTGGTGTTGTTTGTTCTGTTCGCGATTTTTGCATTCGTATTTATCGTCTACTTCATGGGAAGAAGAAGAAATTGAGACGGACGTTGCGTTTCAAAAAGAGCGTTACATTATGAAGAATTCAATCGAAGAGATCGGTGAAAAACGCATAAAACCAATGCCCAAAATGCAAGGCCGCATGCACTGTTGCGGTAAAAATATTAGGATTCAAAATGTAACTCCCTGAATCGAGATAATCAAAATTGTAAGAATTACATCTATTTTACAATTGTATGGAAACCCTAAACCCGTttttaaaatacttatttactagtaatttttaatataatatttttgtcttggaaattttaaagtaaaatCCTTTTTAATTACTACAGATTCTATTTCTATATTAAAATAGTAACTATTCTTTTTACCGCTATTGTGCGCCTGTGTATCCTCAGACGGATGTCTTTAGTGGGAAATCACCTTGCGccagctgcaactgcatcgCATGTACAGCCCTGCACCGATGCACTATATCTGCCATATAGTGCTTAGGGGTGGAATAGTGCAGctgacatatgtatgtaggaaTCTACCTGCGACATAATGCCGCTCGGTGGTTCTTACCTGCTCCTTGAGGATCTCTGATCACTGCCTTCTGTTGCTGTCGTAATTCCTGCGTAGCCCAGTGATCCTCGTTTCGGGACAGCTGCAAAAATCATGGAATCGTCTGCACCGCGAGGTAAACAGCAAGGCAaatgcacatacacacacaaatgaGTAATGATCGCGCACAGGAAGAAATTCAATGATCGATGTGGATCCAAAAGATTGCATCCAGCTTTGAAGATTGTTTTGCGGGACAAGTTATTTAGAGTTTgggatatacatacatatgtatgtactagAACTAAATCTTAAATTTCTTACTGATATTAGGTACTAAAGGATTACAGAAATGTATCTGGAATATTGGTACGGCACATTATATGAATTTATACTAGTATATTAAAATGTGGAATTGATAGAAATGTTAACATTATTTGTGGCATAATAACTACATATGTATTAAATACAGCTAGCTTTTAAAGCATTTACTCAACAACTTATCTTAATACTCACCATCACCACAGAAAATCACCAAACCAATACGAAAAATGTTGAAGAATTCTTAAATTCAATAATCTCTTGCAACTTTCGGAACTAAAAGTGTTTCAGCgtaactttaaaaaatatactttatcAGAGAGCGGAAGAAAACCACAAGTGTCCAAACCTAAAGGCACAGAAGATATTTTCGAGTTATAGCGATGGTTATACGGGTAATTCCGCCCTCAGTAACCGTACCCAATGCAACGAAATCGAAATTCAAGTTGACTGTACTTTCATTAATTTGATCTTAAAATTATGGATTATACCAGTTTACTAACCCCATTCTAATTAACTTATCGCCTAGTTTTATTAGTGCGCAGATTACTACGTAAAATCATAGAAGCAAAGTTTAAGGGTTGCTGTGGGGATAGTGTTTATACAGCTACGTATTTCGAATTCAGTTGGAATCGGAATTTCAGAGTTCAGCgcaattttttcaaaaataacgATGCTCTTGCTCTTTCTCTCTCCCCCAACCATTTTGatttcaaaaaataacgaCGCTCTCTGGTCTACCTCTCCTCTCTCCATTCCGACCGCATTCTCGAGCAACGTGTAAGAGCGAGATAGCGACAGATCGGGGCAgtgagagcgagcgagagggcgcGAGAGAGCGCCGTTGTATTTCTCCGTTCTCTTCGCTTCGTGTTTCTTGCGACCGCGTGGATGGTCACATTTGAAATTCAAACTGCGGAGAAGACGGTCGCGTTCGTTTTGTTTCGCGAGTTCAGTGAGCAGCGTTCGATTTGTTTTAAAATCGCCGCATTTCGTCAGTAAATACCCGCATTGCACATGGCCAAAATAACGAAGTAGTAGTAGCCCTGAGTTTAAACGAGAGTTTAAGTCGAATTTAATCGGAGACTAAACGGCGCGTCGCTAAATGTCAAAACAATTAACAGCCAAGTACAGCCAAGCTAAAGCGGAGTAACGAAATTAGCAAGAAGAAGCATAAGCTGAGAATAAGACGAAGAAATCGTAGCGAGAGCAAGAACTGTGATAAAGTTAAGTGGTAAACACAAGCAAGCATGGATAACAGTAGCGGCCAAAACAGCAGAACGGCGTCATCAGCGGCGTCCACCAGCAAAATAGTCAACTATTCGTCACCAGCCTCGCCAGCAGTCGtctcctcatcatcatcatccagcagcggcagcggcagcggcatGAGTAGTAGCCAGGAGGACACCGTACTGGGATTATTTACCCCCAAAAAGGAGTTCCCCAATGCCAAGATGCTGCAGACCATACGGGAGAAGCTTATGACGCCCGGCGGAGCCTGTGACCTTCTGGCTCTGGGTATCGCCGCGGAACCCACGGACCAGCAGCCCGTCAAGCTCATCCAACAGCGTTATCTGATCAGCGCCCAGCCTAGTCACATATCGGCCGCCGTGGCCGCCAAGACGCCCGCCTCGTATCGCCACTTGGTCGATCTCACCGCCTCCAATCTGCGCTGCGTGGACATCTTCACCGGGGAGCAGTACCTCTGCCGGATTGTAAACGAACCGCTGCATAAGGTGCAACGTGCCTActtccagctgcagcagcacgACGAGGAGCTGCGCCGAAGCACCATCTATGGCCATCCACTGATCCGACCCGTGCACGATATCATACCGCTGTCCAAGGATCGCACCTACATCCTCATTGCACCCGTTCCCCAGGAGAGGGACTCCACGGGTGGGGTGACCGGGGTGTACGAGAACTTGCACACCTACATCCGCCACGAGAGGCGACTGTGCGAGACGGAGGCGAGGGCCATATTCCACCAGATCTGTCAGACCGTTCAGGTGTGCCACCGCAATGGGATTATCCTCAGGGACCTCAAGCTCAAGCGGTTCTACTTCATCGACGAGGCCAGGTGAGTTGCGTGTCCAGGTGACACCTTCAAAAAACCCATATACACTTATATACTCCACATATACCAGCCTTATACCAACTCAATTGCATATGGCTAGTCAGTTTATTTTGCAATTCGAT
This portion of the Drosophila santomea strain STO CAGO 1482 chromosome 3L, Prin_Dsan_1.1, whole genome shotgun sequence genome encodes:
- the LOC120448128 gene encoding tribbles — protein: MDNSSGQNSRTASSAASTSKIVNYSSPASPAVVSSSSSSSSGSGSGMSSSQEDTVLGLFTPKKEFPNAKMLQTIREKLMTPGGACDLLALGIAAEPTDQQPVKLIQQRYLISAQPSHISAAVAAKTPASYRHLVDLTASNLRCVDIFTGEQYLCRIVNEPLHKVQRAYFQLQQHDEELRRSTIYGHPLIRPVHDIIPLSKDRTYILIAPVPQERDSTGGVTGVYENLHTYIRHERRLCETEARAIFHQICQTVQVCHRNGIILRDLKLKRFYFIDEARTKLQYESLEGSMILEGEDDTLSDKIGCPLYTAPELLCPQPTYKGKPADMWSLGVILYTMLVGQYPFYEKANCNLITVIRHGNVQIPMTLSKSVRWLLLSLLRKDFTERMTASHIFLTPWLREQRPFHMYLPVNVEVADDWSDAEEEDEGTATDAMDENEEELCPLGDKHEYEDIGVEPLDYTRSTLQMAQNVNGLSTEPEPDTDVDMG